In Tenacibaculum sp. 190524A02b, the genomic stretch GAATATAAGTAATCACACTTCCTAGATTAACAAAAAACAACAAATTAGATACAAATCCTGCATTACCATTTTGAAAGTTTTTTGTTATAAGTAGTAGAATTAAAAATATTATTTGAATACTAATTACATATACAAAATCACATTTCCAAACCTGATAATAAAACTGTAAAAAAATTCCAATTATTAATGATATTAAGAAGTAAAATGGTGGGTATTTAAGTAAATTTTTCATAGCATGGTAAAGCTACAAAAAGTTATTTAAAGTCTATGTTAAATATCCGACCTCTAAAAACAAACTATAAATCAATTTTTTAACTAAAAAAATCAAAAAAAATCACTATATTTAAGTCAGGCATATGATTTCAGCGGGGGTGATGAGTTATTAATTAAAAAACATTAATATGCTACTGATCCAAAAGAAATTAGTCGAATTATTACATACTAAAAAGTATTATAGCAACTACTATAACCGATCTATTACCAAATACAGAGATATAAATGCATATATCACTTTATTTGACAGGTTGTCTAAAAAAAGTTGCCCAATTACTACGGATAAAAAAATAAACCACACTGCTTGTATTAACTTCGGTTGTACTTTGAACAGTGTTAAAAGGGATTTGCACGCTTCATTTTCAATCGTTAAAGCTCAAAAGTTTTGTAATATACTTTTTTATAAGATGAAAATTGGCACTTATAAAATCGTTGTAGAACTACACTTCTTTAAAAACAAGTTGGTTTTTTTCAAATATTTATTCCCTTCTTTAAGAAACCAAAGAGAAATTGAAAAACAATTACGTAATAAATATTTAGAAAAAAACAGATTAATAGATTTTGACAGTCAATACATTATTGACCCTTATAATAATTACATTAAAATAGATAATGAAGTATGTTTTTCTATATATTATATCTCTCCAAACTTTGGTTTCTTTGAATATCTTTCACAAAGAAGGAAAATATTAAAAAAAGACATAAAACTAAAAAAACAATTAACCTACACAGAATTAATAGATAAACTATAACTACCGGTACTCATTCCGTCTTTTAAAATTACACTTTGTAACTATTGTTACATAATCAGTAATTAGGTTTATCTAATTTTGCCCATAATTAACACCTCCTTTTTTTATATATCCCTTAAAATAAAGAAAGCAATAGAATTAAAATCTGTTGCTTTTTTACTTTTATAAATGAAGTTTTAAGTGGTAAAAAATTTAATTATAATAAGAAACCTTTCTAAAAAAACTTAAGTATACAATCGTTCTTTATTATCCTAGAAAAACTAAATTGTTCAATAGCAATAAACGAACACTAGCCTTGTCGGGAAGATTAAATGACTAGAAACTAAAAAACTCTTTAACTATAAAGGCTAAAGAGTTTAAAAAAGCGACCCAGGAAGGACTCGAACCCTCATCGTCAGAGCCGAAATCTGATGTTCTATCCAATTGAACTACAAGGTCATTATATTTTTCTTTAAGAAAGCTTTGCTTTTACAATTGTAGATATTGTTTTTCCATCTGCTTGTCCTGCTAATTTCTTAGAAACTATCCCCATTACTTTCCCCATGTCTTTCATTCCATTTGCGTTTATTTCTTCTATAACCGCAACTACAACTTCCTCAATAACCTCATCACTTAAAGCCTCAGGTAAAAACTGTTCTAACACTGCTGCTTCGGCTAATTCTGGTTCAGCTAGATCTTCTCTACCTTGTTCTTGAAAAACCTGAGCACTGTCTTTTCTTTGTTTTACTTGCTTCTGTACAATCTTTAACTCTTCTTCAGATGAAATTTCTCCAGCTCCACTTTCAGTATTTGCCAACATAAATGCCGATTTTAATGCTCTTAAAGCTGTTAAAGCTACGGTGTCTTTTGACTTCATAGCCTCCTTCATTTTACTCATTACTTCTTGTTGTACACTCATAATTAAATTTATTTCGTAAAAAATTCCCGATTTCTCGGGAATTTAAATTTATCTATTTTTTTGTTATTAATCTACATTATCATGTAAAAAAGAATTATTAGAACGCTCTAAACCATCATTTTCCGTATTTAAAGCTGTATCAGATTTACTAATATCTCTATTAGCATCTATATCAACTCCCAGCCTTTTATAAGCAGGTTGACGTTCAATTTCATCTATATTTTTACTTACTTGATCAGCAAACTTATAATTAAACCCTTTCATTTTCTCTCTTCTTTCTTGCGCTCTTTTTTGCAATTCTGAAATTGTAAAACTTAAAGGCGAAGCTTCTTCATTTGATAAATCTTCAGCCTTTTCCTCCTTAACTTTTGTTTTCACTTCAAAGTTTAAAGCTGCATCTTCTTCATGTTTTATTGAAGGTGTAGAACTTTTACCAATGGTAGGCTCAGCACTAAAATCATCTAAAACATAACGTTTTTTTACCTCTTGTACTACAGGCTTAGGTTTTATTTCTTCTGCTTGTACATCTATCTTTTTTATCTGTTCAGTTGTTTCTACTAATGTTGCTTCTGGCTTAATTTCTTCATATGAATTCAAAGGCAAGTCAAACAGTAAATCCTGCTGAATGTATTGCTGCTTAGGCTTCTCTTTGACCTCTTTTTTCTTTTCGGAAACATTCGTTATTATAAAGTCATCTTCTGAAATACTTTCAATAGCTATTTCGTCATAAACAACATTAATGTTTTTTATTGCTTCAGTAGTAGGTATTATACCTAGCTTTGACTTTGGTTCTTCTTCTACCTCGTCTTTTAAAACATGAATTACTTTTTCCTCTACCTTAGTAGTTAAAGGTTCATCAATAGCTGGAGCCTTTTTTATCTTTTGCTCATCAAAAGTATACGTTGCTTTTTGTTCATCTTCTAAAGTATGAACAATTTTCTTTACTTCTGTATTTGTTATGTTGCCTTGTTGATCTGCTGCAAAACCAGTAGCTACTACTGTTACTGCAATTCCATCTTCTAAACTTTCATCTTCACCAATACCCATAATAATATTGGCATCATAACCAGCTTCTTCTTGGATATAATCATTGATTTCTCCTATTTCATCTAAGGTAACTTCGTTAGCTCCAGAAACAATGAGTAGTAAAACATTTTTAGCCCCAGTAATTTTATTATCATTCAACAATGGAGAATCTAATGCCTTTACAATTGCGCTTTTAGCTCTATTAGCTCCTGTTTCTTTAGCTGACCCCATAATTGCAGTACCACTATCAGAAAGCACTGTTTTAGCATCATGTAAATCTATATTTTGCTTATAATGATGCGTAATTACCTCTGCTATCCCTTTAGCTGCTGTTGCTAAAACCTCATCGGCTTTTGAAAAACCTGCTTTAAAACCTAAATTCCCGTATACTTCTCGTAATTTATTATTATTAATTACGATTAGAGAATCTACATTCTTTCTTAACTCATCTATTCCTTTTTGAGCTTGTTTTGAGCGCATTCTTCCTTCAAACTGAAATGGCATAGTAACAATTCCTACTGTTAATATATCCATATCTTTAGCAATTCTTGCAATGATAGGTGCTGCACCAGTCCCGGTACCACCTCCCATACCTGCAGTAATAAATACCATTTTGGTATGTGTACTTAACATTTGCTGAATTTCTTGAATACTTTCAGCAGCTGCTTGTGCTCCAATTTCAGGATTTGCTCCTGCTCCTAACCCTGATGTTAAATGGGCTCCTAATTGTATTTTATTAGGTATTGGACTATTTTCTAATGCCTGGGCATCGGTATTACAAATTACGAAATCTACTCCGTGAATTTGCTTACTATACATGTGGTTTACTGCATTGCTACCTCCCCCACCTACACCAATAACTTTAATGGCGTTTGACTGTGTTTTAGGCATGTCAAATGAAATGTTATCAAATTCTGCGCTCATAATAACTTTTCTTCTAATTTAATTTGGTTTTCAACTCCTTTTTTAGGGGAAAAAATGGGAGTTATTTTTTAACTACTACTAATACTATATCTTTAAATATTTACTCTGCATTATCTAAAAATTCCTTGAATCTTTCTGTAAACTTTTCAAAAAATGATTTAGATTTTTGTTTCGGTATTTCTTTTTCTTCAATTGGTTCTTCTTTTACTTCTTCTTCTATTCTTCTTTCAAAAACTGGTTCTTCAGGTATTTCTTCAACAGCTTCTTCTTTGACCTGTTTATCTAAGCCTTCCATTAACAACCCGACTGCTGTTGCGTAAGCTGGACTAGATAAAACATCATCAGAATCACCTGCTAAATGTTCATTAGGATACCCTATTCTAACATCCATACCCGTTATATATTCTACTAACTGTCTTAAATGTTTTAATTGTGAGCCTCCTCCTGTTAAAACAATCCCTGCAATTAATTTACCTTTTTGAGTTTCGTGTCCGTAATTTTTTATTTCTAAATACACGTGCTCAATGATTTCTTGTACACGTGCATGTATTATTTTAGATAAATTTTTTAAGGTTATTTCCTTAGGTTCTCTACCTCTTAAACCTGGAATAGAAACAATCTCAGTTTCTTTGTTCTCTCCAGGCCATGCCGAACCAAATTTTACTTTTAGAAGTTCAGCTTGTTTTTCTATAATAGAGCATCCTTCTTTTATATCCTCTGTAATTACATTTCCTCCAAAAGGAATTACAGCGGTATGCCTTATGATTCCATCTTTAAAAATGGCCAAATCAGTGGTACCTCCACCTATATCAATTAGCGCAACCCCTGCTTCTTTTTCTTCCTGACTTAATACCGCTGATGCTGATGCTAAAGGCTCCAGTGTTATATCTGCTAGTCCTAAACCTGCACTTTTCACACACCTACCAATATTTCTTATAGAAGATACTTGCCCAACCACAACGTGAAAATTAGCTTCAAGTCTTCCTCCATACATTCCTATTGGCTCCTTTATTTCTGGTTGACTGTCTACTTTATATTCTTGTGGTAATACATGTATAATTTCTTCTCCAGGCAGCATCACTAATTTATGAACCTGACTTATTAAACTTTCTATATCCTCATCATCAATTACCTCATCTGCCTTATCTCTTGTGATGTAATCACTGTGATGTAAACTTCGTATATGTTGACCCGCAATCCCAACTACAACATCTTCTATTTGCTGTCCCGAAACACTCTGTGCTTCATCTACTGCTTGTTGAATGGATTGGATAGTTTGTGTAATGTTATTTACCACGCCTCGTTTTACACCTAAACTTTTCGCTTTTCCTATACCTAAAACTTCGAGTTTTCCATATTCGTTTTTGCGTCCAATCATGGCAACAATCTTGGTTGTACCAATATCTAATCCAACTGCTATTTTATTGTTTTCCATCTTGATTTTGTTTTGTGCACACAACTTGATTGTGATACTTTACATTTATTGTTTTATACTTTTTTATAGAACCATCTAATAATGCTTTATTATAAAAAGCTTTTAGCTTTTTAAACTTGATTTTTGCTTTTTCTAAATTTCCAAAAACCACCTTATAGCTGCCTGTACGAACTGTAAAAACATATTCGTTTTGAGCATTTCTTTCAATTGCGATAATTTCTTTTGTAAAAAAATCATCACTTAAAATAATTTCTATTAACTGAGTTAGTTCTTTGATTTCTTCAGTACCCTCTACCCCAAAAACTAATGGCACTCGAGCTGAAAAATTGCTAGACAAAGGCATTTTAACTCCATACTTATCAACATAATAAGAGGTACCTTTATCAACAATTCGGGCTATAGCTTTACGCTGCTTTATTAGCGTTTTCAACTCTCCGTTAATCGTTAAAAAAACGGTTGCTTCTTCAACATAGGGGTTTGCTGAAACATTGGCTTCTAGAGAGTGTAAATCTACTACTCTTTTTGCTTGGTTTTTAACAAATTCCTCATTTTGTATTAACAATTTATCAACCGCGTTGTGTGTCAGAAAGTTATTATCACCAGCTCTAAACTCCACTACTGTGTTTTTCACTTTTTTATGTCCGTTTCTTTTAGAAGCAAACCCATATAAAAAGAACAAAAACGCCATTAACACAATAAATGATATGTAAACTATTACTTTTTTCACACCTTCGCTTTAAATTTTCTAACTAACTTTTCTTTTGCTTCCTCTATCATTAAACCTATATCTCCAGCTCCAAGCATCACTATTATTTTTTTATCTGTTTTTAAAATTTTTTCCAGCATCTTTTCCTTACTAACCAGCTGCTTGTTTTCTATAGTCATTTTATTTAATAACCATGAAGAAGTAACTCCTTCAATAGGCAACTCTCTTGCTGGATAAATATCCAATAGTACAACTTCATCAAACTTTGATAATTCTTTCGCGAAATCGTCAATAAAATCACGAGTTCTACTAAATAAATGTGGCTGAAATACTGCCAATACCTCTTCTTCTGGATATAATTCTCTAACAGAAGCTTCAACCGCTTTAATTTCTGTTGGATGATGTGCATAGTCATCAATTAACACAACATCCTCTGTTTTTATTTTATAAGAAAATCTTCTTTTAACCCCCTTAAATGTTTTTAATTGTTCTTTTATTGTTTCTTCTGAAACACCATATACATCTGCCATTGCTAGGGCCGCTAAAGCATTCATAAGATTATGTCTCCCTGGTAATGAAAATGTTAAATTTTCAATTTTCTTGGTTGGTGTTTTTACGTTAAACAAATAGCTTCCATTTACTATTTGCACATCATACGCTTCATACCCCGCATCTTCTTCTATTGCATATGTAATTCCATCAAGCGGCAACCCTTTTGCTACAATTAAAACATCATTAACCTTTGCCGAAAAATCTCTAAAAGATTCTTCTAAAAAAGCTTCTTCGCCATATATATCAAGATGATCTGCATCCATAGAGGTAATACAAGCTATGTCCGGCGATAATTTCAAAAAAGATCGATCAAATTCATCTGCTTCAACTACTGAAACCTCACTTTCTCCTAGAATCAAATTAGAGTTATAATTTTCTGCAATCCCTCCTAGAAATGAAGTTCCTCCTTGAGATTGCATTATATGTCCTAAAATAGAGGATGTAGTTGTTTTTCCATGTGTTCCAGCTACTGCTAAACAAAAAGTATCTTTAGTTATCTCTCCTAAAATTTCTGATCTTTTTAAAATCAAATAGTCATTACTCTTAAAATAAGAAAGTTCTTGATGACTAGAAGGTATTGCTGGTGTATAAACAACAACCGTAACTTCCTTATTCAAAAATGATAATGGAATATTTTTAACTGCATCTTCAAAATGAATTGCCACATCTATTTGCAACAACGCATCTGTGATAGGTGTTGCTACTTTATCATATCCCGCGACATTTTTTCCATGTACTGCAAAATATCTAGCAATAGCACTCATTCCTATTCCTCCTATCCCTACAAAGTAAATATTTTCGATTTTCCTTAATTCCATTCCTAAATTAGCATCTTTAATAATACTTAATTAGCTACTATCTTTACTATTTGATTTACAATATCATTGGTTGCATTTGGTAATGCTAACACTTTTATATTCTCGCTTAAACTTTCCTGTTTACCTTTATCTTTTAAAAGCGACTCTAGTACAACTGAAAACGTATCTAACTCATTTTCTTTTATTAGTATTGCTCCGTGCTTATCTACAATTGCTTTTGCATTTTTTGTTTGATGATCTTCAGCTACATTGGGTGAAGGAATAAAAATGGTTGGTTTACCAACTATACACAATTCAGACACTGAACTTGCCCCTGCTCTAGACACAATAAAGTCCGCCGCTGCATACGCTAAATCCATTCTATTCAAGAACTGATGTACTTGCACATTTTCAACTTCTGAGTACTTCTTATACTCATCAACATATAACTTTCCACATTGCCATATCAATTGAATATTTTGCTCTTTAAAAAATTCTAGTTCAGCTTCTATTAATTGATTGACTCTTCTTGCTCCTAAACTTCCTCCTAAAACAAGTATCGTTTTCTTTTTAGTATCCAACTTAAAAAACTGCTTTCCTTCTTCTTCTTTGGTATGAATAAACAATAAATCTTGCCTTACAGGATTTCCTGTTTTAACTATCTTTTCTAATGGAAAAAATCGTTCCAAATTATCATAAGCAACACATATCTTTTGTGCTTTTTTTGCTAGTAATTTATTAGTAATCCCTGGATATGAATTTTGTTCTTGAATAAGTGTTGGTATTCCTTTTTTATTAGCCATCATTAATGTAGGCCCACTAGCAAAGCCTCCAGTCCCTACAGCTACATCTGGTTTAAATTTTCTAATTATTGAATTTGCTTTCCATAAGCTTGATAATAACTTAAACGGAAACATTAAATTTTTTACTGTAATCTTCCTTTGTATTCCAGAAATCCACAACCCTTTAATATCATAACCTGCCTGAGGTACTTTTTCCATTTCCATTTTATCTTTAGCACCAACAAATAAAATAGTGGCTTCTGGATAACGAAGTTTTATTTCATTTGCTATAGCTATTGCTGGATAAATATGACCTCCAGTTCCTCCTCCGCTTATGATAACATTAATCGATTGTTTCATGTAAAATATCTAAAGGATTATCATCTAATATTGTTTCTTCAGTTTCATCTTTTGATGCACTTACACTTAAAATCATTCCCATTGCAAAACAAGTCATCCAAATAGAGGTACCTCCACTACTTATCAAAGGCAAGGTTTGCCCTGTAACTGGTAAAATATTTACTGCAACAGCCATATTAATCATAGCTTGAAAAACTATAGGAATCCCTACTCCTATTACCATAAGTGTACCAAAAATGGTATTTGCTTTTTTTACTGTTATTAAAATCCTAAACAATAGTAAAAAATAAATAAAAACCACTAAAAAAGCTCCAACTAAACCATACTCTTCTACAATTATTGCATAAATAAAATCAGAAGAAGATTGTGGTAAAAAACTTTTTTGCACACTCTTTCCTGGCCCTTTACCTATTGGTCCACCAGTAGCTATGGCTATTTTTGCCTTTTCTACTTGGTAACCCTCTGCTCCATCTGACTTTGAAAAATTCTCTAATCTATTTTGCCAAGTATTAATACGATTTGGCATTGCGTCTGGAAAAGCTTTTGCTACCAAAATAAAAAACAGCAACGAAAACAACCCAATTGCCAAAATATAACCTATATATTTAAGAGGGTATCCTCCAATATAAGCTAACAATAAAATCATGCTAAAAAATATGGCTGTGGTAGAAAAGTTTGCTGGTAGTATTAAAACCAAAACCATACCTACCGGTAACCATAACTGCAATAAACTTTCTCTAAATTGTATCGCTTTTTCTTTATTTTTAGCTAAATACCTAGCTACATATACCATTAAAACCAACCCTGCCAATGTAGACGTTTGAAAACCTATCCCTACAAATGGAATTCTAATCCATCTACTAGCATTTGCTCCCTCAATAACAGTTCCTTGAGCTATGGTAAATATTAAAAGTAAAATAACAACAGGCAGCATCAACACCGAACCTCCACTAAAATACCTATAAGGAACCTTATGCACCGCGTAAATTATAGCAAACCCAGTTATTAATAATACAATATGTTTTATTAAGTGTCCTATTGTAGAACCATTCCCAACTACATATACTAAATTTGTACTTGCACTGTATACTGGCATAAATGAAAATATTGCCAATACAGTTACTATTGCCCATATTGCCCTATCTCCTTTTATATGTTTGAAAATGGATTTCATTTATATTACAAATTTCTTACAGCTTCTTTAAACTTAACACCTCTATCTTCATAACTCTCAAACAAATCAAAGCTTGCACAAGCTGGAGATAACAATACCGCATCTCCTTTTTTAGCTATTTTATGTGCTACTTTTACTGCTTCTTCTGCACCCGCTGTTTCTACTAGAATATCTACTACATTCTGAAATGTATTTATAATTTTATGATTATCTAACCCTAAACAAACGATACCTTTTACCTTTTCTCTAACTAACGGCAATAAATCTTCATAATCATTTCCTTTATCCACTCCACCAACAATCCAAACTGTTGGGCTATCCATACATTCTAATGCATAATAAGCTGCATTAACATTAGTTGCTTTACTATCATTTATATATTGAACTCCATTTATTTTCAATACATTTTCCAAACGATGTTCTACACCTTCAAAGTCTGACAAACTTTCTGCTATTGTTTGTTTTCTTACTTTCAACAACCTTGCTGCCATTGCAGCAGCCATTGCATTTTTTGTGTTATGTTTTCCCTGTAACTTTAAGTCTGCAACACTCATTATAACTTCCTCTGTATTTATTTTTAATATTATTTTGTCATCTCTTAGAAAAGCTCCTTTTCTCAGCTCTTTCTCTATTGAAAAAGGCATTAATTGAGCTTTTACATCATTATTATTTAACCAATTACATATAACCTCATCATCTTCATCATATATCAAATAATCTTTATCAGTTTGATTTTTTGTTATACGAAATTTTGACGCAATGTATTTCTCAAAATCGTAATCATACCTATCTAAATGATCAGGCGTAATGTTAGTTATTATAGCTATGTGAGAATTAAACGACTCAATTCCATCTAATTGAAAACTGCTTAATTCCAACACATAATTAGTATACTCTTGCTCCGCTACTTGCTGCGCAAAACTATCTCCAATATTTCCTGCTACCCCTACATTTATCCCAGCATTATTAAGCAAATGATGCGTAAGCAAAGTAGTGGTAGTTTTTCCGTTTGAACCTGTTATACCAACAACACTAGCTTTTGTATATGATTTAGCAAACTCAATTTCTGAAATAACAGGAACTCCTTTTTCTTTTAACTTTTGGATTAAAGCTACTTTATCAGGAATACCTGGGCTCTTCATCACTACATCTGCATTGTAAATCTTTTGTTCAGTATGCTGATTTTCTTCAAAATCTATTTCATTATGTAATAGAACTTTTTTATATTTTTCTGTAATTGTTCCTTTATCAGAAACAAAAACTCGCCATCCTTTTTGCTTTCCTAAAAGCGCTGTTCCTACACCGCTTTCACCACCACCTAACACAACCAATTTTTTCATTTACCTCAATTTTAGGGTAACAATAGCCAATACTGCTAACAAAACACCTACAATCCAAAACCTATTCACTATCTTACTTTCATGGTAACCACTTTTTTGATAATGATGATGTAATGGAGACATTTTAAAAACTCGCCTCCCTTCTCCATACTTCTTTTTAGTATACTTAAAGTAAGATACCTGTATCATTACTGATAAGTTTTCAGCCACAAAGATTCCTGCTAGAATAGGTAATAACAATTCTTTTCTTATCGCTATAGCAATTACTGCAATTATTCCTCCTATAGTTAAACTCCCCGTATCTCCCATAAACACCTGAGCTGGATACGTATTATACCATAAGAATCCCATTAACGCTCCTGCAAATGCGAAAATAAACACTGTCATTTCACCAGAATTTGGGATATACATAACATCTAAATAATCTGCAAAAATTATATTTCCAGACACCCATGCAAATATTGCCAAAGCCACGACCATTATAGCTGAAGTTCCTGCTGCCAACCCATCTATTCCATCTGTTAAATTTGCTCCATTAGAAATTCCCGTAACCAAAAATACCGTTACAAATATGAAGATTATCCATCCATAGTCTCTATAGTTTTCGCCAAGAAAACTCAATGCTTTTGCATAATCCAACTCGTTATCTTTCAAAAAAGGCACTGTTGTTTTTGTTGATTTATGAGCCTCTCCAAAAACTTTTCTTCTGCCGTTTTCAGAAACTACCTGTTCTTCTAAAGGAAGTTGTTCTTTTATGGTAACATCAGGATGAAAATACAACATCGCCCCAACAATTACCCCTAAACCAACTTGACCCAAAACCTTGAATTTTCCTTTTAAACCCTGCTTATCTTTCTTAAAAACCTTTATATAATCATCTGTAAAACCAATAACTCCCATCCAAAGAGTGGTTATTAAAAGAATAATGATGTAAATATTCTCCAGTTTTGCTAGTAACAATACCGGAACCAACGTTCCTAATATTATAATTACACCCCCCATTGTTGGTGTTCCTGCCTTTTGACTTTGTCCTTCTAAACCTAAATCTCTAATCGTTTCTCCTACCTGTTGTTTTCTAAGAAAATTAATTATTCGTTTCCCAAAAATCATGGTAATCAACAAAGACAATATAAAGGCTGCACCAGACCTGAATGTTATAAACTGAAATACACTAGCTCCAGTTAAATTAAACTCACTTTCTAAGTATTGAAAAATATAATACAACATTCGTTATGATTTTTTTAGTTGATTAAAACATCTTTTAACTTCCTCTAAATCATCAAAATGAATCCGCTCTCCATTTATTTCTTGATAATTTTCATGCCCTTTTCCTGCAACCAAAATAATATCTCCTTTCTGCGCCAACTTATAAGCCGTTTTTATTGCTTGCCTCCTATCTAAAATAGACAGTGTTTTTTTATAGTTTTCTCCTGAAACTCCCTTCTCCATTTCATCTATTATCTGTTGTGGATTTTCTGTTCTTGGGTTATCTGAAGTAAAAATTGCTTGCGAACTTAATTGTGAGGCTATATGTGCCATTTTAGGTCGCTTTGTTTTATCTCTATCTCCACCACAACCTACTACTGTTATTACATTTTCATTTCCTGTTCTAATATCATTAATCGTCTGTAATACATTTTTCAATGCATCTGGCGTATGCGCATAATCTACAATTGCTGTTACTGCATCTTCTGATACTTCATACTGAAACCTTCCACTTACACTTTCTAATTGACTAAGCAATCTCAAAACTTCAATATTTTCAACCCCCAACAAACTAGCAACTCCATAAATTGCCAATACATTATAAGCATTAAATCCTCCTATTAGTTTTGTCCAAACCTCTACTCCGTTTAC encodes the following:
- a CDS encoding GatB/YqeY domain-containing protein codes for the protein MSVQQEVMSKMKEAMKSKDTVALTALRALKSAFMLANTESGAGEISSEEELKIVQKQVKQRKDSAQVFQEQGREDLAEPELAEAAVLEQFLPEALSDEVIEEVVVAVIEEINANGMKDMGKVMGIVSKKLAGQADGKTISTIVKAKLS
- the ftsZ gene encoding cell division protein FtsZ, which translates into the protein MSAEFDNISFDMPKTQSNAIKVIGVGGGGSNAVNHMYSKQIHGVDFVICNTDAQALENSPIPNKIQLGAHLTSGLGAGANPEIGAQAAAESIQEIQQMLSTHTKMVFITAGMGGGTGTGAAPIIARIAKDMDILTVGIVTMPFQFEGRMRSKQAQKGIDELRKNVDSLIVINNNKLREVYGNLGFKAGFSKADEVLATAAKGIAEVITHHYKQNIDLHDAKTVLSDSGTAIMGSAKETGANRAKSAIVKALDSPLLNDNKITGAKNVLLLIVSGANEVTLDEIGEINDYIQEEAGYDANIIMGIGEDESLEDGIAVTVVATGFAADQQGNITNTEVKKIVHTLEDEQKATYTFDEQKIKKAPAIDEPLTTKVEEKVIHVLKDEVEEEPKSKLGIIPTTEAIKNINVVYDEIAIESISEDDFIITNVSEKKKEVKEKPKQQYIQQDLLFDLPLNSYEEIKPEATLVETTEQIKKIDVQAEEIKPKPVVQEVKKRYVLDDFSAEPTIGKSSTPSIKHEEDAALNFEVKTKVKEEKAEDLSNEEASPLSFTISELQKRAQERREKMKGFNYKFADQVSKNIDEIERQPAYKRLGVDIDANRDISKSDTALNTENDGLERSNNSFLHDNVD
- the ftsA gene encoding cell division protein FtsA gives rise to the protein MENNKIAVGLDIGTTKIVAMIGRKNEYGKLEVLGIGKAKSLGVKRGVVNNITQTIQSIQQAVDEAQSVSGQQIEDVVVGIAGQHIRSLHHSDYITRDKADEVIDDEDIESLISQVHKLVMLPGEEIIHVLPQEYKVDSQPEIKEPIGMYGGRLEANFHVVVGQVSSIRNIGRCVKSAGLGLADITLEPLASASAVLSQEEKEAGVALIDIGGGTTDLAIFKDGIIRHTAVIPFGGNVITEDIKEGCSIIEKQAELLKVKFGSAWPGENKETEIVSIPGLRGREPKEITLKNLSKIIHARVQEIIEHVYLEIKNYGHETQKGKLIAGIVLTGGGSQLKHLRQLVEYITGMDVRIGYPNEHLAGDSDDVLSSPAYATAVGLLMEGLDKQVKEEAVEEIPEEPVFERRIEEEVKEEPIEEKEIPKQKSKSFFEKFTERFKEFLDNAE
- a CDS encoding cell division protein FtsQ encodes the protein MKKVIVYISFIVLMAFLFFLYGFASKRNGHKKVKNTVVEFRAGDNNFLTHNAVDKLLIQNEEFVKNQAKRVVDLHSLEANVSANPYVEEATVFLTINGELKTLIKQRKAIARIVDKGTSYYVDKYGVKMPLSSNFSARVPLVFGVEGTEEIKELTQLIEIILSDDFFTKEIIAIERNAQNEYVFTVRTGSYKVVFGNLEKAKIKFKKLKAFYNKALLDGSIKKYKTINVKYHNQVVCTKQNQDGKQ
- the murC gene encoding UDP-N-acetylmuramate--L-alanine ligase; the encoded protein is MELRKIENIYFVGIGGIGMSAIARYFAVHGKNVAGYDKVATPITDALLQIDVAIHFEDAVKNIPLSFLNKEVTVVVYTPAIPSSHQELSYFKSNDYLILKRSEILGEITKDTFCLAVAGTHGKTTTSSILGHIMQSQGGTSFLGGIAENYNSNLILGESEVSVVEADEFDRSFLKLSPDIACITSMDADHLDIYGEEAFLEESFRDFSAKVNDVLIVAKGLPLDGITYAIEEDAGYEAYDVQIVNGSYLFNVKTPTKKIENLTFSLPGRHNLMNALAALAMADVYGVSEETIKEQLKTFKGVKRRFSYKIKTEDVVLIDDYAHHPTEIKAVEASVRELYPEEEVLAVFQPHLFSRTRDFIDDFAKELSKFDEVVLLDIYPARELPIEGVTSSWLLNKMTIENKQLVSKEKMLEKILKTDKKIIVMLGAGDIGLMIEEAKEKLVRKFKAKV
- the murG gene encoding undecaprenyldiphospho-muramoylpentapeptide beta-N-acetylglucosaminyltransferase — protein: MKQSINVIISGGGTGGHIYPAIAIANEIKLRYPEATILFVGAKDKMEMEKVPQAGYDIKGLWISGIQRKITVKNLMFPFKLLSSLWKANSIIRKFKPDVAVGTGGFASGPTLMMANKKGIPTLIQEQNSYPGITNKLLAKKAQKICVAYDNLERFFPLEKIVKTGNPVRQDLLFIHTKEEEGKQFFKLDTKKKTILVLGGSLGARRVNQLIEAELEFFKEQNIQLIWQCGKLYVDEYKKYSEVENVQVHQFLNRMDLAYAAADFIVSRAGASSVSELCIVGKPTIFIPSPNVAEDHQTKNAKAIVDKHGAILIKENELDTFSVVLESLLKDKGKQESLSENIKVLALPNATNDIVNQIVKIVAN
- a CDS encoding FtsW/RodA/SpoVE family cell cycle protein — translated: MKSIFKHIKGDRAIWAIVTVLAIFSFMPVYSASTNLVYVVGNGSTIGHLIKHIVLLITGFAIIYAVHKVPYRYFSGGSVLMLPVVILLLIFTIAQGTVIEGANASRWIRIPFVGIGFQTSTLAGLVLMVYVARYLAKNKEKAIQFRESLLQLWLPVGMVLVLILPANFSTTAIFFSMILLLAYIGGYPLKYIGYILAIGLFSLLFFILVAKAFPDAMPNRINTWQNRLENFSKSDGAEGYQVEKAKIAIATGGPIGKGPGKSVQKSFLPQSSSDFIYAIIVEEYGLVGAFLVVFIYFLLLFRILITVKKANTIFGTLMVIGVGIPIVFQAMINMAVAVNILPVTGQTLPLISSGGTSIWMTCFAMGMILSVSASKDETEETILDDNPLDILHETID